Genomic window ([Eubacterium] hominis):
AAAGCATTTACCCGTTTTCATGGTATATCACCAATGCAATTGAAAAAAGATAATCGCAAACTGAAACCATTCCTGCCTCTAAGAATATCCATTACAATACAAGGAGGAAATGAAATGGACTACACGATAGAACACATGGAGGCAATGAAAGTGATTGGTTTTATCAAAGATATCAAGCAGGAAACAGCTTATCAGGATATCCCGCAAGCATGGAATGAATTAACGAAAATATATTGTGAACAACCAAATGAATTTACAGAACTAAAAAAGACATGTTTTGTCGGAGAATTTGGTATCTGTATCGATGATGGAAGTGTAAAAGATGGTTTTCAATATCTGATGGCAGGACGATATCATGGGGAAGAAGTACCACGAGGAATGATCGTTTATAATATACCAGAATCAACTTATGTGAAGTTTCGATGCAGTGGACCATTACCTGCTGCCTTACAATCTGTGAATACACAAATTTATAAAGAATGGCTGCCACAACATCCAGAATATGTATTTGAAGGATGTATGAATCTAGAATGGTATTCTAAAGGTGATATGTCAGCGAGTGATTACCAAAGTGAAATCTGGATACCAGTGAAAAAGAGAGGATAAGCATATGGAATTTGATCAGGTAATAAAAAATCGAAGAAGTATACGCAAGTTTCACCAACAAGCAGTGGAAACAGAGAAAATTACAGCGATATTAGACTGTGCAAGGTTATGCCAATCAGCGAAAAATCGTCAACCATGGAGGTTCATGGTACTTACAGAAGATAGAAAAAATCGTGTTGCGGATATTATGTTAAACCTTTTTGAACAAAATGATGTAGAACTACATGGCTATATGAACAGTTCTAGAAATTCCGCAAATATCATCAAGAATGCGCCAGTATTGATATTGGTATTTATCCCAAAAGATGAAGAATGGATACAAAGTGACTTGTTATCTGTAGGTGCAGCCATAGAACATATTTGTTTAAAGGCAGTGAATGAAGGTTTAGGTTCTGTATGGATTGCGGATACGGTTTATACAAGAGAAGGAATATGCGAAGAATTAGGGAGAACTGATGATTTACTGGTGTCTGGTATTGCTGTTGGATATGCGGATGAACAACCATCACCACGTCCTAGAAAAACGTTGGAGGAAATAATTTTGAAGTAAAAAATATGGGTGAAAAAGATTGTATTTTAGAACTTTATTTTCTATATATGCAGTCTTTTTTTTTGCTGAATTTTAAAGAAAAGCAATCGTTAAAAAAAATAAAAAAATTGTAAACAAATATTGACAACGCTTACAACGATGTTATAATGATGATGTGAAACGTTTCAACAAAAGATTTAAGAGTAAATGAAGAAAAAGAAAAAGGAGAAAATTATGAACCACTTTGTAGAAAAATTTCAAGATAGGCTTCAAGAAATTTTGTTTCCAATTGCTACAAAACTAAACGCTGAACCACACTTATCTGCTTTAAAAGATGGTATGACAATTACGATTCCTTTGACGATTATCGGAGGATTTGCAATGTTATTGGCTGTACCACCTGTATCAGCTGGCTTACAACCAACTAATATCTTTAACCAATTCTTACTTGCATGGCAGTCATGGGCAGTTTCAAATAATGCAATTCTAATGGCGCCTTATAACTTAACTATTGGAGCTATATCTGTTTATGTTGTATTTGCTGTAGCCTATGCATTAGCAAAAGAATACAAAATGAATGGAATGTCCAGCGCATTGATTGCACTATTTGTATTCTGGTTAACAAGTGCTGCACCAATTACAGATGAAAAACTTGGATTAGTATCACAGATGAACAACCTGGGAGCTGTTGGTATGTTTTACGCAATCATTGTTGCCTTTGTAACTGTAGAAGTTATGCGTTTCTTTATGAAGAAAAACATTAAAATCAAAATGCCAGATTCTGTTCCACCTAATGTAACAGCTCCATTCGAAGCATTGATTCCTGCTGCAGTATTAACAATTGGAATGATTATACTAAATGCAATTTGTACATCTTTAAGTGGTAATAATCTTTGTGCATTAATTTTCACAGTTATCAAACCATTGATGTTTGCGTCATCTTCACTGCCTGCAGTAATTTTGTTAAGTATTTTATTAAGCTTATTCTGGTTCTTTGGTATCCACGGAAACAACATGATTGGTGGAGTATTAACACCAATCACAACTGCAAATATCGCATTAAATGCACAGTATTATATTACAGGACAGGGAACACCAACACCATTATCAGGTGCATTCCTTACAATTTTCGGTAATTGGATGTCTTATCCTGCTATGATGGTATGCTTCTTCCTAGTTGCAAAAAGTGCAACTTTGAAATCTATTCGCAAAGTAGCCTTGGTTCCAGATATTTTTAATATCAATGAACCACTAACCTTTGGTGTACCAATTGTAATGAATGTAACAGTAGCTTTACCAATTATGATAGCAAACGTAATCACATGTACGATTGGATATATCGCAATGAGTGCTGAGCTGGTAAACAGTATTCATATTGTGCTTCCATTTACAATACCTGGAGTATTTAATTTATTCTTATCTACAGGTGGAGATATACGTACTATCATCTTATGGGCAGTACTGTTTGCTTTAGATATCATTATTTTAA
Coding sequences:
- a CDS encoding AraC family transcriptional regulator — encoded protein: MEWTESLATALKYIEDHIYEDIHADDLTDIVYMSSFYFQKGFKIITGYSIGEYIRCRRLYLAALDIIDGNDKVIDLAYKYHYDTPESFTKAFTRFHGISPMQLKKDNRKLKPFLPLRISITIQGGNEMDYTIEHMEAMKVIGFIKDIKQETAYQDIPQAWNELTKIYCEQPNEFTELKKTCFVGEFGICIDDGSVKDGFQYLMAGRYHGEEVPRGMIVYNIPESTYVKFRCSGPLPAALQSVNTQIYKEWLPQHPEYVFEGCMNLEWYSKGDMSASDYQSEIWIPVKKRG
- a CDS encoding nitroreductase family protein, producing the protein MEFDQVIKNRRSIRKFHQQAVETEKITAILDCARLCQSAKNRQPWRFMVLTEDRKNRVADIMLNLFEQNDVELHGYMNSSRNSANIIKNAPVLILVFIPKDEEWIQSDLLSVGAAIEHICLKAVNEGLGSVWIADTVYTREGICEELGRTDDLLVSGIAVGYADEQPSPRPRKTLEEIILK
- a CDS encoding PTS sugar transporter subunit IIC; its protein translation is MNHFVEKFQDRLQEILFPIATKLNAEPHLSALKDGMTITIPLTIIGGFAMLLAVPPVSAGLQPTNIFNQFLLAWQSWAVSNNAILMAPYNLTIGAISVYVVFAVAYALAKEYKMNGMSSALIALFVFWLTSAAPITDEKLGLVSQMNNLGAVGMFYAIIVAFVTVEVMRFFMKKNIKIKMPDSVPPNVTAPFEALIPAAVLTIGMIILNAICTSLSGNNLCALIFTVIKPLMFASSSLPAVILLSILLSLFWFFGIHGNNMIGGVLTPITTANIALNAQYYITGQGTPTPLSGAFLTIFGNWMSYPAMMVCFFLVAKSATLKSIRKVALVPDIFNINEPLTFGVPIVMNVTVALPIMIANVITCTIGYIAMSAELVNSIHIVLPFTIPGVFNLFLSTGGDIRTIILWAVLFALDIIILMPFIKIYDKQLLADENKKENE